The DNA region TCGTGTCGGCAATATCTAATGCCACGTTCGCGCGGGTGTGCTGGTCCGTGTGGTTCGGCGACGCGTCGATCGTCGATCGCGAGCGATTGATCGCGCTGCGCGTGCTGCAACCCACTGTCTCGGTCGATCACGGGTCTGTAGACGCGGCGCGATAACGCGGCGCCTTCGTGCACGCGTACCAATCAGCGATAAAAATAGCGCATAACGGAAGAAAGCACATGGTCATCGAGAAGGGCGAGATTGTGGAAGGGCGTTTCAGCGTGCCGTTCCGGATATACGGCACGGGCGAGCGTACGATGGTGTGCGTCAGTGGCGCGCAGCAGACCATGGCCGTATGGCGTACTGTGGTGAGCCATTTTTCCAAAGAATTCTGCATCGTGACCTTCGACATGCCGGGCCTCGGGCGCTCGAAGATTCTCGACGGTCCGTTGGAGATTGGCTTCGACGAGCAACTGCAAATCCTGCACCGGATCATCGAAAGCAGCGGGCGCGTCGGACCGCTG from Gammaproteobacteria bacterium includes:
- a CDS encoding alpha/beta hydrolase, whose product is MVIEKGEIVEGRFSVPFRIYGTGERTMVCVSGAQQTMAVWRTVVSHFSKEFCIVTFDMPGLGRSKILDGPLEIGFDEQLQILHRIIESSGRVGPLTLVGVSWGTIVVAAYAARALAEVDTLVLASFGVRLSESM